Below is a window of Electrophorus electricus isolate fEleEle1 chromosome 1, fEleEle1.pri, whole genome shotgun sequence DNA.
ACGTATGATACAGTCTGTGGTCTTAATGCGCTTATCGAGGTTGTGTATACCTAACCTAGTGCTATTTTTACCATCTGGAAACCCAGCAAGAAGACGACGTATAGTTCCTATGCCTGTACCGGACTAACAGCtataatggaaaatattttttgttttcagtgttttctgtcGCGGCGAACCAAGCAGAATTCGTTTAGAAACGGACCGAGACCCACCATCGAACCAGTTACCAAGTCTGAGCACACCCAACTCTAACATGAAATCTGCTGCTAGATAGATACATGCTGCTTCTGTGCAACATGTGTTAAACTGATTTTTCGTATAATAGTTATGACGTTTGTACATtagtaaaaaaaattttttactgtaattactgGAACCTGTAGATTGTGGAGTTCTACAATGGGAGAAAGTGTGAATGAactgttgtgcatgtgtgggatcTGTAGGTGGAAAAAGGAAAGGGAGTGAGAACCTACTTTCAATGAACTTAGTAATAATGTGTcctacatttatatttttacagaGAGGATTCATTGCTGCAAACACCCAGTGAATCACTACAGCAGCCAACATCTCACCAGTTTCTACTATCTTCTCTGCATACCAGGTGCTCAGCTTCTCCCCTGCAGCCATCACCTTCTGCCCGGCCAACAGAGGTCCCGTTCCCATCTGTCACAAatacccccacaccccccacagccaTCAATACCCTCACCTGCACATCAGCCAGCTACTCTGTCCTGGAAGACAGACAAAGACCAGCTCGGACACCAGGACCACAGCTCAGTTATGCCTCCAAATAAACACCCCTTGACCGCACCAAATTTTTCTTTCCTgtacaaacagtacaaacactGTGCCAACACACAAATAAGCAGGCTGCTAAAAATATAGCACTGGAAAAGAAGTACAAATAGACTGACCTGAACGTGGAGGATTTTTAGAAGTTCATGGGGCTGCTTCTCTACATGTCGATGGTGAAAATCAGCAACATTTCTGATTACTGGAGGCATGATCACCTCTTTTCTTTGCCTCTGCCATCACAGATCATGTCTGTGATCATGGAATCTTCATCTTAGCAACCCTGGTGATGTCCATAATGACAAGAAAAAGGGCACAGGCCAGCATGACCGACTCTTCTCTCTAAAACCCTTGATGAACAACCTGAAAAATGCATGCAAGTCATTTTATCATCCCTGCAGAGAGCTGGCAGTGGTTGAAAGGAAGGTTACATCAAGGGCTAAAACTGGGATGACCCAGTTCATAAAAGACAAAGCAACAAAGGATGGAATCAAGCTGTTTGTCTTGGCTGACTGAAAGTGGATTCTTCTGTCTACACGGGAAGAAGTGACATCCCATCTGGACATGGGCTGTCCTATGATGTTATGTCTCCTGTGCAGCCAGGTTACCTGGGCACAGGCTACCACATTTATATGGGTAATTTTTATTATAGCCTCAAGCTCTTCAGGGCTCTCCATGAGCGCAATTTTTCAGCCTGTGGAATTTGCAGGGAGAACCGCAAAGACTGACCCACAGACAGATATGAACACCCTCACTAAAATGTCGAAGAGAGGTTCTATAAGATGGATCCGTGATGGCCCCATCATTTATGTCAAATGGATGTACACGAAGGAGGTTTTGGTCTGCTCCACAGCACGCGTAGCACATTCTGGTGAAACTGTGCAGAGGAATGTGAAAGAGCAAGATGGCTCCTGGACAAAGGTTTCAATCCCCTGTCCCAGACCAGTTAGAGAGTACAACAGAAAGCTGTTTTATCACTTTCTGGACATTGCCACAGCCAAGAGCTTCATTCTTCACAAGGAACTATGCAGTGCAACAAAAGCAGCCCATTTTGTGGTCCACAGACCTTTTGTGGAGACTGACTGATGAGCTCTGTGGCCTGCCTCTCCACACAGCTCCTGCCAAGGCACACACGGGTCATCTTCCTGTGCCCAAGTCCACGCAGCAGCACCCAGTGCGAAAGCTACCACGGGCCGCAGGAGATGCGAACATTGCCAAAGTCAAGGTCTGCGAAAGGACACTCCATGGAAGTGTAGGGAGTGTGATGTTGCCCTCTACATGCAATTGGACAAACTGTTTTGTTGCTGCGGATGTGCTGATGTCATTCAAAGCCATGGCCTATACACTTCCTACTGATTGGCGGTTGTAATCTTTGTGCTGCAGTcattgttctctaattttgatcattgtgttttctgcaaaataaaggtTGTTTAAATATCTtgattattttgtaaaacactggtctagtggcatggtatacccctaacaaaatccttcaaatgttgacAGATTAAGATTATATTGCAttatttctggaaaaaaaaaaaaagttgttctCCAACTTTGATCTGTGGATGGATAGATGAAGGCAAGCAACTGGTCCACCATCTGCATCTTGGCTCTTTGCACATGCATTAATCAAACTAAAGCATCCTCATTGCCATGGTTATGTAACTTTAATACAAATCCTTACTGATAACATTTGGATTCCCTAGAATAGCTTCTGTTGAATGACCCACTTTTTGCCATAGTTATCTACCTGAACTGCTGATGGAAGGAAATGTCTCTAATTCAAGTacttcatttgttttgattctgattTGAACCCCCTGTGTTCAGTATTTAACCCAGGAGCTTCCTCTAGCTGTTGGattggaattaaaaaaaaaaaaaaaaaaagcaacaaacttCACCTTTTATAAGCAGAAAGGTAACAGGCAGCATGATTGAACAGAAGAGCCCAAACATAAGTTTCAGATTCTGCGAAGACTGTGGCCATGAAATAATGGCCTCATCTGTCACAGTTAATGATGACATTTCTTATTCGCAAAAGTTTCCATACCAATGGAAACTTTCAGCACTAAGGTCTTTATTTCATAAGTCAttgttgtaatatttttttaattttgatctGTTGCTTTAATTTATATTCCTATCAGTGCCTCATTCAACTTATAAAACCTAAATCTGTTTGTATTGCATGGTATCTTATTTCTCTAACGACCTCATTGATCGTTTGAATTACGAAGATGGTGTTAATTAAGTCCTTTTCATCTTCTTTCCAAGTGACGTTTTTAACATCTGATTAATCTGCCTGTATTTATATTGTCTCCTTCAAAGAAAATGGACCATGCTCATGCTTCTATTTTGGTTAGGGCTTTATCATCTTGCCAGTTTAATAGTATAAAACGTTCTGACTTTGTAGGCCAAGGTCTTTCCTGAAGAATGTCCATGCAAGTATGTACTGATTTgtcctcttctgctcctctccactctATTCTGCAGGTTTCCTGCATGGTCCAGCTGAGCAGTTACTTTCATACTGCCATCCTTTGTCAAAGCGGGCTTGTGCGGAGCAGAAGTGTGGTCTCCACACCCAGGGCCCGGAGCTGTTTCAGCAGCTTCTCTGCAAACTGCAGGTCCCTAGCCAGCTCACAGCCCACCAGGCTGAGGGTGCGTACCTGCCCATTCTCCATCTTCATCATGCGCACCACCTTGGTCAGTTCCTCTGGCCTGTATCCCTCCAGCCTCATGCCTCCATCATCTCCTCCCCCATGACCAACCAGCACCCTGCGACCACATGCAGTAAGACAAGCCCCTGAACCTTTGAGTAACAGTAGTGACCCTTTCTGGAGGAGCAGTAACGTGGACATGACCGACTGCTTCTCAAACACTGAGGAGGCTGCCTGAAGTACCGCTGGCTCATCCTGCAGGGCTACAGTGTTCTGCAAGTTGTACCTGGTGGTCTGATCTTTCCTAATCATGGTTTGGTCATCACAAACTTGTGCCGCTTCACACATGCAGTGctcagtacacacactctcatcacACACCCAAGACAGGTCTGAGCTGCGGTTCAGATGCAGTAGTTGCTGTAGAGTTAGTAGATGATCGACCAGCTGCTGTGGATCTGCACCACAGACTCCAGCTGACAATGGCCCCCCTCTTCCTCTGGTCAGTGCAGCTCTCAGTGGCTGTATGAGAGGCAGAAAGACATCAGTGTTCATCACATTAGGTGAAGTAGCATTCAGGTCATAGTTTATCAGTGAGACAGTAGCTGCACCTTCAAAGAACAACTGGAATGTCACATTGTATACGGTCTTACTGagtaacaaagaaaacaaggaaaaatattCTGTCACAGGTGTAGGTTCATAACTGAAAGCTATACATTCTGTACAGCATACAAAGCTAAGGCTTCTGGTCAGTTACATCTAGAAATGCTTAACACATAGGGATAGAGTTTCTTACATTCATTAGGCAAACAGCTTCACCATATTGATTTGCAGTTGACAGTCCATTAAGATTGTGAACTGTGTGCTTTTTGGTTTgaaaaattttttatttctccatTTTTAGTCGAGCAATAGACATCAAATGATATACACTatactttaaatttaaataaaatatacggattaattaaaaaatgacattttatatattttatcttatttcatGAACAAGATGCAAGGAATTGTTATTCATTCACATAAGTGGCCTTGTGAGACACTAGGCTATACATTTGTAGTGAGATTACTACTGTTCTCAGAAAACTTGGGAATATTGTCAAACCTGGACCAGGACCTGATTTTAGACTAGCACTCCTTGAGATGCTTGATAATTATTAGTTAGCCTGCTAAAGTGCAAAAGCAGACTACGGAACAGAGTGCCTGTTCTTTACTGATGAATACAGGCAGACGTACACCACACCTCTTACTCACTTAAAGAGCTCTGTCTCTACATTCTGATGGCTCTTCAGAGGATCATGTAGCTGACctgtaaacagagagagaacaacagactCTTCATATCCTACCCATAAAAAAAGACATCTGTCAATGAAATGCTATATTACTGTGTGCAGTAGCACTGTAGCTGAGAAGAGTGGGAAAGTGACCAACAACAATGTGAAGACCACATGAAGCTTCATCTCCAAATGATGTCTgagtgtggtgtgctgtgaaCTCCTCAGCACGATCCTTAAATAACACTCAGCTGGCTCCTGCCTACTGCTCGTGAAGTAGACTTGCTGTTGTATTTTAATAACGGTCCCACTTTGCCAGTTAGGGTAAGAGCATACAGAATTTTCATGTGCCAGATCTTTCTATTTGCATGAGTGAAGGCCAAGTTATAGATAATCTATGCTGGAGAAGGTTACTGCACAGGATTGGTGCACTGGACATATCAAGTGAGTCTCTAAAGTCAATTTTCCAGGACTTTTTACACTGTAAATGACATCCATTTCATAATATACAGCTAGAGACGGCTATGGTGGCTTTATTACCTACTATTGGCTAAAACTCTGTTGCACCTTCGGAACAATTCTTCACTACATAAATTCTATAAGGTGCTGGAAATATGCTTTTGGAACCATGGTCCATGCCATGGCCTTGTGGTATCACACATTTCCTGTTGCTTTATCAGATACAGGCTCATGTGGCAAACCTGCTGTTCCGTTCCAAGGATCTCCAAATGTGCTACTGATTAGGGACATCTTTTGCAATTTGTGCCAGCCCCTACTTTTTGAATTGACCTAAACTTGCcatgcaaatattaaaaaacaaaggcTGATGCATAAAATGTAACTTGAACTGAGGGTGAATTCATAGTATGTAGGCTAACATTGAAAaggtgtgtgatgtttaaaCAACCGATTCTCATGTTCCATGATTGCCTAGCACCTGCGTGATCTGGGGTAAGCCAACATTCACTTGTTTACCTCACCTACAGTTTAGATTCATGAGTaatctacaaaaaaaaccccaaacctatgtgtgtgtgtgtgagattaagGTTATTAGATTAGAATGACCTACAGTACTGTAGGGTGGCATTTCAGAAATCAGGTTTTGTATCATACAACAGTGCCACCATCAACTTTCCAAGTCATACAAAGCTAGGATAAAGTGTCAAATTAACCAGGGTTAATCTGTGCTAGGCTAAGATAGAACACAAAGTCCCTTTAGTTATTTTTACTGACCTCAGTAGTTTCTCTTCCTACAATTGCttatacaaatgaaaagaaaagaacaaatttTGCCAGTCACTGGTCATAGGAAGTAAATATGCATGTTACATGACCTTCATATGGTTTTACGACTGAAAAATTTCCAAGAAAAGATAAATGGATGTCATTTCTAAAGCACTAACGACCAAATGGAGCTACACTTAGTCCACTAGTGGCAATCACATCAGTGATTACAGGAAGCATGTTCTACTTTTATAAAATAGGGAAGCTATTGCTTTGTTAGCCCAAACCATTACCTGTCCCTTTGCTGCTTGTTTGACATTATTTCATTGCCAGCTTATTAAAAAATGCTGTTCTTACAGGTTTCACAACTGCACAGGGAACttcaacacaaacaccttttAAGATAGAAATCCCATCCGCAGATTGTTTTCTGATCTTCAAAGTTGTGTGGCTCAATctagtgtgtgtaatgtagctGTATCAGAGCAGTCTTCTAACTTGTCCATGTGTAAAAATTTctaatggaaaaaataaatcaataaataaaagttcACAAGGAGCTGAGGTGTACAAGTCAAACAGGTTTATTGAGGAGAACTCAGGCCTTTTTCGCTGTGGCGGCTGCAGCTTTCTGAAGCTTCTTCATCTCATGCTTGATGATCTTGTTCCTCTGCACAGACAAAGCACAAGGTTAGGCATCCGCCTTTACTCCAATGCCACAGTCCAACAGAAGCTGGTTTGTGAAGCGTGAGCTCAAACACACTTACCATTTTCTTGGCCTTCATGACCTTGTAGCGGTCGAAGTCGTTCATTTTGGCCTTCTGTGAAAGTGAGAACACGACAAATGAATTGCGTTCCAAGTCAACGGTTGAACATTTGAGTTTAAATGACCGATTCAGAGTCTTGTCAACCTTACAAACCCACTGTGGTGAAAGGAGAATGACATGGAGACTGTTGTGCATTGGGCAGCCGTGCGGTGCCAGGTGCTGAGGGGTGGAGCGCATTACCTTTTTCCTGGCTTCAATCTTCTTGGCCCAGTTGCTTGCCTCCCATTTCTGGTTGATCTCGGCCTTCTCCCAGGCGCGCCTCACATACTTCTGACGAGCACTGTAAAGATTAAACAAGGGTGGCATTTTGGAGGGGATTCATgtgcaaagtaaatttccagtATGAAGTAGGGCAGTTTTCCCCCCATTGAAATGCCATCTTTAGGCTTACAAGGCTAATTGTCAGCAAAATTAGAGGCTCAATAGTCATGTTAGCATTACTACGGAAGCATCCTGGTTAAGTGGAGTGGCAGGTTACAAACTGTCCCCACTGAATGTGTCATTTAGTCCAATGCCATGATTAGGAAGTGCAAGTAACGACATCTTGTGATGGTTCAATGCCAAATCAATGGATCATGGTATTTTAAACtgacaaaacaattatttttggtCGTCTGTGGCTACTCAAActtcattttaattaactttcCATAGTGAAATCGACAACATATTTGACTAGAAATTTATCAGAATTTGGAATATTACAATATTCAGTTCCTCACTAGCTATTACTACTTTTGTATTATAAGTaactataaaaaacaaaaacaaacaaacaaaaatagtcCAACCACATGCTGCTACAAAATTTTTCAAGTAGTCTAGCAGAAATGTGCTCCTCAACGCTTGCCCTGTAAACACTGCTTGTTAAAGTCCTTCATATAGCAAATTAAAACTTCTGACACCGACCCAATTTATTACTGCTACAATTACATGTTGCTACTAGACTGAAAACACACTTCTGCAAGTTTAAAGGACTGATATGTGCTCGCGTAGCTCTTCATTTTCCCACTGCTGGGAAAAGTATCTGGGCTTACCTGTGGGGTACTTTGATGACGTAGTCAGTGAGCTGCATGCGCTTGAACGGCATAGACTGCCTCTTTACCCCCGAGCACGGACCATCCACCAGTGCCTATACAAACAAACACGAGTTTATGCAATTTCACCTGGAGAATTAGCTTTCTTTGCGTGGCTTAGACTGAAACAGCGTGAAAGCAAAAAAAGTCATTAGTAGCACAGTATGCTACTTGCGCTATTTATCACCACCGGTTCTTACCCTGTTCTGGTCGATGACATCTACGATAGCCACCAACTTGCCCTCGTGAGGTCCGAAGGCAACAAAGGCGACGCGGCCAATTTCGACGAAACGCTTGAACACCTgttaaaaaaaggtttccaaTTTATTAAAGCAAGCTACAATAACTACCTGGCCAAGGTATTGGCTATAAATATTCAATACAGTACCGGTAGAAGCTTAACGTGAACCTAAGAGCACTGACgtatttctatattttaatgTACTAAAGGGTTTattgctttaaaacatttaactgCTGAACTAGAGttggctaggttagctaacttagCGCGCTCGCTAGCTAGCCAACCTGATTTTCTATGCTAGTTAGCTATTGCTAACAACATGAACACTATCAGAACGACACAGCTGTGGCCATATTGggttttatatattatgtaatgcACTTATTATGTAAGAAGTTTTAAAGTCCCGTCTAGACTGGAtcttaaaatcatttaaacatcTCCGGCCTAATTTGAGCTCTACTCAGCCACCACGTTGTTGAACACCTCACTGAAACGAAATAACTTTCGCCCAAGGCTAGCAAAAGCTCTGGAGGAAATACTTCACAAACAGGCTTTAAAATCACTCGTAGATTGTCATTGCTTTAACTGTGGTATTACAGTGATCAAAACTGATACATTACTCAACATTTATTGAAGTTTAGATTCCTCATATATAGGGGCACTCACCATGATGGCAAACCGTGGTAGAAAAAGAACGATCCCATTTCCGCTCCGGGCTCATACTTCTTCCGCTAAGCATTGCGCATGCGTATCCAATTTCGACTGATCCAGGGACTGTGATTTGGCAAACTTTTCgcaaaacatggaaaaaaatctCATCCATCGAACAGAAACAGGCCTAATCTGTTTCGCGAtcttattaataaaaaaagaaatatataatttattatgcaGGAGCTATTTTGAAGagataaaacactgtttcattaattatatttacataacatcatccacagcaacaacaagaataataacATATAATTTATGTTATATGGTTTTAATCTAGAGATGGAGTAGAACATTTAATATATGCAGAATGTATTTGTGACTTTACATTCAGGAGCTGTGAAAATAGATGTGTAAtagtttccttttttgtatTACAGATTAAAGAGCTGCAAACTAAGTTCATCTGAAATATTACAAAAGTTTAAAATTCAACAGTGATTAAGTAGGCAATACACCAAACACTAAATAGAGAAGGGAAAACTGACACAAAATTTGATGGGGGTGTAAAGACATAACCAGAAAGGCAAAGTTCATGAATGAACTTTATGTTGGCTTGACAaagtacataaaaacaaattttaaatgatGTTAAACGCTGTTTAAACGTAAAATGAAATCCTGAAATATTGTTGAATCATGTTAAATGCTGTTTCGCATAAAATGAAATGTCCCAAGCTTTCTCACATACTTCAAACGCAACATCTGTCTCTGGATAAAAGACCTCCCAACAGACTGGCCACGGTCAGACAGCACGGACCCCCATCACTCgtccactctgtctctcagcacAGCTCCACAAGGCTGTGTACTGAGCCTCCTTCTCTACTTCATGTACACATATCCTAACATAGGCTACCGTGATTAGGAGCAACATCGAAACAAGCGAAATGGAGAAATTTTACTCGGTCTCACGGCTTAATAGGCCATAATTTCATCGAAACACCCGTCTCCATCATTCTTTATCGTTAGCGATCTTCTCACTTTTCCGGTTCGTCTTAGCGTATTTTTTGcgacatttgttttttcttattgCGGTCTTTTTCCATTTCGgttttttgcacattttcaaaATCCGCAATACCTTGGTCGACGGTAAACCCGGCAATGCGACTATAATGCGACTACCGCCTGACCCCAGGGTCACTCAAGAAACAAGCGTTTATCcagccacaagatggcagtaaaGTGACAAATATTGCGATCCCACGTTCATGTAGTTGCAGTATACGTGGCAAAAACGCTTGGAAAAGTTTTCCAACAAAATATCCTCTTATGTCGGCTCGTTGGTCTAGGGGTATGATTCTCGCTTAGGGTGCGAGAGGTCCCGGGTTCAAATCCCGGACGAGCCCGTGTTTTGCTGAGGTCATTTTCTAGTGCTCAGCAGGATACTCTCAAACAGCTCACCTATTGGGGGGGGGAACCTGAGCGTTTCTGCAAACAGTAACAAGTCAGAGTAATGTAATAGTCATTTCATCTGAATGGGGACATATGAGACAAAATTTTTACTTATCTGAATACTGAGATTACTAACAAATGAAACTGATTAGCTAAACATAAATATTACCTGGTGACccaatattgttttattgtaaatgttcaaaaatatatagataccTGAACTGGTTTTAGAAGAATAAAAGTTCATTCTAAATTTCTCCATTTCGCTGTCTCTGGATAAAAGACCTCCCAACAGACTGGCCACGGTCAGACAGCACGGACCCCCATCACTCgtccactctgtctctcagcacAACTCCACAAGGCTGTGTACTGAGCCTCCTTCTCTACTCCATGTACACATATCCACAATACAAACCCAATTACCAAGTTTGTAGACGACACGACAGTGGTGGGGACGATGCCCGGTGATGAGATGGTGCTCAGACAATAATTTGGTACTCAGTACAAAAAAATCTCATCATTTACTTCAggaagaaacaggatgtttacTCTCCACTGTACgtaagcagagagaaagagtagaaAGTCTCCAGCTTCCTTGCCAAGATCATTTCTGAAGATCTCATGTAGCCGATAAGACTGCGCTTTGTCAAGCCAACATAATTAATAATGTCAATGTTATCGATAAATAAGTGCTTGAACAGTGTTAACCATATTATGACACGTGTTATGATCCACTACGGTTATGCTTAGGAACTTTAGATGAAGTAGGCTACCGTGATTAGGAGCAACATCTAAACAAGCGAAATGGAGAAATTTTACTCGGTGTCACGGCTTAATAGGCCATAATTTCATCGAAACACCCGTCTCCATCATTCTTTATCGTTAGCGATATTCTCACTTTTCCGTTTCGTCTTAGCGTATTTTTTGcgacatttgttttttcttattgCGGTCTTTTTCCATTTCGgttttttgcacattttcaaaATCCGCTAAACCTTGGTCGACGGTAAACCCGGCAATGCGACCATAATGCGACTACCGCCTGACCCCAGGGTCACTCAAGAAACAAGCGTTTATCcagccacaagatggcagtaaaGTGACAAATATTGCGATCCCACGTTCATGTAGTTGCTGTTGGAAAAGTTTTCCAACAAAATATCCTCTTATGTCGGCTCGTTGGTCTAGGGGTATGATTCTCGCTTAGGGTGCGAGAGGTCCCGGGTTCAAATCCCGGACGAGCCCGTGTTTTGCTGAGGTCATCTTTTAGTGGTCAGCAGGATACTCTCAAACATCTCAcctatttggggggggggggggggggggggacctgaGCGTTTCTGCAAACAGTAACAAGTCAGAGTAATGTAATAGTCATTTCATCTGAATGGGGACATATGAGACAAAAATCTTCACTTATCTTTTTGTAGCAAATAAACAACACGTGTACGACCCTGTAATATGTTTTTCCtaacctcagccctcatcatatGATGGATATGAGattagaaaatataaatatgtgcaGGACCCATATCCTTTCTAAGTAGTTCTAATTTTCTAAGTAGCTTCGCGGCCCTAATAATTCATAGATGGCAGACAGGCAGAactctgaaaaaaatgtaaaagaaaaactttaTTATTAGTTGTGGTTTGCTATTAAAAAGTAGCAAGTAATATGAAACAATCTGCCATTTACATTACAAACGTCATTTAGTTTAAATCTAGCAATAAAGCCATATACAAAGCTGTGGTTATCCCATTTGAGATTCAGCCAGAGAAAGCAAAATGTTTAGCGGCAGCCTACAAAGGACTCATTGTATTTCTCCATAGTTTTAACTGAGCGCTGAGACTTTTGCTTGAAGATAGGTGAACGCAGGAACTGCGTGTCTGTGAATTTATCACCACGACGAAGTTtcctgagaaagagagagagagagaaaaaaaaaaaaggtacggGAAACATAGGAAGATCGCAATTACACATTAAGAGGAACAACTACAAATTTTGTACTACCATTACTCataaaacagtaacatttctcTAATAACCTTGCCTTCAAAAACTGCAGTAACTGAGGGTACACACTGAACATAACACGACAACAGTATCTTGGTTGTGAGAAACAACAGATACAAACAACTCAGACTTACGAGCTGAGTGAAGGCTCCTTGTAGTTCACTGCACTAGTGCAACGTCTATTACGAGTGGCACCAGGGGTGGAGTCGTGACCGGGCAGAGGTTGGCGATAGGCTGCAGGGGAAAGATTTGTCACATCACTCAAAGCCAAGCCCAAACAGGAATGTACTACCAGACCACCTGCAGAAACATAAGTAGTGCACCAGTGCAATGAGAAACACGCATGATCATAACgtcatatatatgcatatgtgtgcaaataaaacacaagaaaacag
It encodes the following:
- the rpl14 gene encoding 60S ribosomal protein L14, whose translation is MVFKRFVEIGRVAFVAFGPHEGKLVAIVDVIDQNRALVDGPCSGVKRQSMPFKRMQLTDYVIKVPHSARQKYVRRAWEKAEINQKWEASNWAKKIEARKKKAKMNDFDRYKVMKAKKMRNKIIKHEMKKLQKAAAATAKKA